One stretch of Streptomyces agglomeratus DNA includes these proteins:
- a CDS encoding helix-turn-helix domain-containing protein — MLGAIGLDEAQESAYRALVALGAAEVSDLAHRLTLPEADTERALCRLERQGLAARSSARTGRWVAAPPGVALGALLTRQRHDLEQAEATAALLAAEYRAEAAEPPVHDLVEVVTGASAVAHRFAQLRLGATEEVCALETAPPATTRGSDHDSDGDGDGDARDGTATRGVRYRAVFEREVLTVPGGIAGLSAALGREEVRVVDKVPTQLVVADRTIAMVPLTGRGAEPAALVVHASGLLESLTGLFEAVWRDALPLRLGADGAVSPEGPPGPDATDLQVLSLLLAGMTDASVAKQLELGLRTVQRRVKGLMELAGVTTRLQLGWQAYERGWVGRR, encoded by the coding sequence GTGCTGGGAGCCATTGGTCTCGACGAGGCGCAGGAGTCGGCGTACCGCGCGCTCGTCGCGCTCGGCGCGGCGGAGGTGTCCGACCTCGCGCACCGGCTGACGTTGCCGGAGGCCGATACGGAACGCGCGCTGTGCCGCCTGGAGCGGCAGGGGCTCGCGGCCCGGTCGTCCGCCCGTACGGGAAGGTGGGTGGCCGCGCCGCCCGGGGTCGCGCTCGGCGCGCTGCTGACGCGGCAGCGGCACGACCTGGAGCAGGCGGAGGCGACGGCGGCGCTGCTGGCGGCGGAGTACCGGGCGGAGGCGGCGGAACCCCCGGTGCACGACCTGGTCGAGGTGGTGACCGGCGCGAGCGCGGTGGCGCACCGCTTCGCACAGCTGCGGCTCGGCGCCACCGAGGAGGTGTGCGCGCTGGAGACGGCGCCTCCCGCCACGACCCGCGGCTCGGACCACGACAGCGACGGCGACGGCGACGGCGACGCACGGGACGGGACGGCCACGCGTGGCGTGCGGTACCGCGCGGTGTTCGAGCGGGAGGTTCTCACCGTGCCGGGCGGGATCGCCGGCCTGTCGGCGGCGCTGGGGCGCGAGGAGGTGCGGGTGGTGGACAAGGTGCCGACGCAGCTCGTGGTCGCGGACCGGACCATCGCGATGGTGCCGCTGACGGGGCGCGGCGCCGAGCCGGCGGCCCTCGTCGTACACGCGAGCGGGCTGCTGGAGTCACTGACGGGGCTCTTCGAGGCGGTGTGGCGGGACGCGCTGCCGTTGCGGCTGGGCGCCGACGGAGCGGTGTCGCCGGAGGGGCCGCCGGGCCCCGACGCCACGGATCTCCAGGTGCTGTCGCTGCTGCTGGCCGGGATGACCGACGCGAGCGTCGCCAAGCAGCTTGAGCTGGGCCTGCGGACGGTGCAGCGGCGGGTGAAGGGGCTGATGGAGCTGGCGGGTGTGACGACGCGGTTGCAGCTGGGCTGGCAGGCGTACGAACGCGGCTGGGTCGGCCGACGCTGA
- a CDS encoding DUF456 domain-containing protein: protein MGVWQLLLVGLVMLLGLLGVLVPGVPGQAIVWAAVLWWALEDKTVLAWGVLIGATGLLLLDQALKPLLPARRPQESGAPQRTLMVGGIAAIAGFFLLPVVGAIAGFVGGIYAVERARLGGHGGGWASTRTVMRAIGYPVLVELFACLLVVGAWAGVLIWG, encoded by the coding sequence ATGGGCGTGTGGCAGCTCCTCCTGGTCGGCCTCGTCATGCTGCTCGGCCTGCTCGGCGTGCTCGTACCAGGTGTTCCGGGGCAGGCCATCGTCTGGGCGGCCGTGCTGTGGTGGGCGCTGGAGGACAAGACGGTGCTCGCGTGGGGTGTCCTGATCGGCGCGACCGGCCTGCTGCTGCTCGACCAGGCGCTCAAACCCCTGCTGCCGGCCCGCCGCCCGCAGGAGTCCGGTGCGCCGCAGCGGACGCTCATGGTGGGCGGGATCGCCGCGATCGCCGGCTTCTTCCTGCTGCCGGTGGTGGGCGCGATCGCGGGGTTCGTCGGGGGCATCTACGCCGTGGAGCGGGCGCGGCTCGGCGGCCACGGCGGCGGCTGGGCCTCCACCCGTACGGTCATGCGTGCCATCGGCTACCCGGTGCTGGTGGAGCTGTTCGCCTGCCTGCTGGTGGTCGGCGCGTGGGCGGGCGTGCTGATCTGGGGCTGA
- a CDS encoding PPOX class F420-dependent oxidoreductase, with protein sequence MTAFSDAERAYLKTQRLGRMATVDPEGRPQANPVGFFPQDDGTILIGGHALGTTKKWRNLQANAHVALVIDDIVSLRPWAVRGVDIRGEAELLTGPHDLGPHFSQELIRIHPRKIHSWGLD encoded by the coding sequence ATGACCGCATTCAGCGACGCCGAACGCGCGTACCTCAAGACGCAGCGCCTGGGACGGATGGCGACGGTCGACCCCGAGGGCCGGCCGCAGGCGAACCCGGTCGGTTTCTTCCCGCAGGACGACGGGACGATCCTGATCGGCGGCCACGCCCTCGGTACGACGAAGAAGTGGCGCAACCTCCAGGCGAATGCGCATGTCGCGCTGGTGATCGACGACATCGTGAGCCTGAGGCCGTGGGCGGTGCGCGGGGTGGACATCCGGGGCGAGGCCGAGCTGCTGACCGGGCCGCACGACCTGGGGCCGCACTTCAGTCAGGAGCTGATCCGGATCCACCCCCGGAAGATCCACAGCTGGGGTCTGGACTGA
- a CDS encoding protein phosphatase 2C domain-containing protein, which translates to MSQQGERRATGEDEWWNRLYETEPVPDANRGRQDGDTLDARFDSAADTLSPPPPAREGLAPPAPPPSAREGLGPPPARPPEGEGLRSSAPTPVCEEPAPTPVRDGLAPPPAPEAPQAPSGPPPPSPPRSPTSSAPPSPPPTAPPSAPPPHGPPAPGPPPAAPPPTAPGIARRRAPWEPPEVPQVPPARGESGPEPSGGPLPGAVPAPRATPEAGGPQDAVLASGARPPAPVRPQPTRPPGPPAPVPPRPAHPAGPHSGPKSAAPAPARPAKHPAQPGAGPAAAPPYGAGALPESTGSGDGRQRGGRENRPRAGFVGDRPPTYDAEPTALPAADPRELGALVPDTVLDGARYGTYTLRAASVRGDSARYRGEPRRDALITARFGSGADALVLVAVAGGARAAGSAHLAAADACDWIGEAVGRSHARLADDIRAGSRGDLKSGLHRLTDRSYGRLRARASELGLPPEEYTVGLRCLLLPADPACRTRVFFGIGGGGLFRLRDGVWQDIEPAVPEPAPVTGAPVVGFGSIPSGGPGRPSETPEGDRLTMDLGIPTPPAPYVENRLPPTEPFRFRASVARPGDTLLLCSGGLADPLRGEPALAEELAERWAGSGPPGLAEYLADTCLRVKGYADDRTAVTVWEA; encoded by the coding sequence ATGAGCCAGCAGGGGGAGAGGCGCGCCACCGGCGAGGACGAGTGGTGGAACCGGCTGTACGAGACCGAGCCCGTCCCGGACGCGAATCGCGGGCGGCAGGACGGTGACACTCTGGACGCCCGTTTCGACTCGGCGGCGGACACGTTGTCGCCGCCACCGCCCGCACGCGAAGGGCTCGCGCCCCCCGCGCCGCCACCGTCGGCACGCGAAGGACTCGGGCCGCCGCCCGCGCGGCCGCCGGAAGGTGAGGGTCTCAGGTCGTCCGCGCCGACGCCGGTATGTGAGGAGCCCGCGCCGACGCCGGTACGTGACGGGCTCGCCCCGCCGCCGGCGCCCGAGGCGCCCCAGGCGCCGTCCGGACCTCCGCCGCCGTCGCCACCCCGCTCGCCGACGTCGTCCGCGCCCCCGTCGCCACCGCCCACCGCGCCGCCGTCCGCGCCCCCACCGCACGGGCCCCCTGCGCCGGGTCCCCCGCCCGCCGCGCCACCCCCCACGGCGCCCGGCATCGCACGCCGGCGTGCGCCCTGGGAGCCGCCCGAGGTGCCCCAAGTCCCGCCCGCCCGCGGGGAGTCCGGGCCGGAGCCGTCCGGCGGCCCGCTCCCCGGTGCCGTCCCCGCGCCCCGCGCGACCCCCGAGGCCGGCGGTCCCCAGGACGCTGTACTAGCCTCCGGGGCCCGGCCGCCCGCGCCGGTGCGTCCGCAGCCGACGCGCCCTCCCGGACCACCCGCGCCCGTACCTCCCCGGCCGGCACACCCCGCCGGACCGCACTCCGGGCCGAAGTCCGCGGCTCCCGCCCCTGCCCGCCCGGCGAAGCACCCCGCTCAGCCCGGGGCCGGGCCGGCGGCCGCCCCTCCGTACGGCGCCGGCGCTTTACCCGAGAGCACCGGGTCCGGAGACGGGCGGCAGCGGGGAGGCCGGGAGAACCGGCCCCGCGCGGGGTTCGTCGGGGACCGGCCGCCGACCTACGACGCCGAGCCCACCGCCCTCCCGGCCGCCGACCCGCGCGAACTCGGCGCGCTCGTCCCCGACACCGTGCTCGACGGCGCCCGGTACGGCACGTACACCCTGCGCGCCGCCTCCGTCCGCGGCGACTCCGCCCGCTACCGCGGCGAACCCCGCCGCGACGCTCTGATCACCGCCCGCTTCGGCAGCGGCGCGGACGCCCTCGTGCTGGTCGCCGTGGCCGGCGGCGCCCGCGCCGCCGGGAGCGCGCACCTGGCCGCCGCCGACGCCTGCGACTGGATCGGTGAAGCCGTCGGCCGCAGCCACGCCCGCCTCGCGGACGACATACGGGCGGGCAGCCGGGGCGACCTCAAGTCCGGTCTGCACCGCCTCACCGACCGCAGTTACGGCAGGCTCCGCGCCCGCGCGTCCGAACTCGGCCTGCCGCCGGAGGAGTACACGGTCGGTCTGCGCTGCCTCCTCCTGCCCGCCGACCCCGCCTGCCGGACCAGGGTCTTCTTCGGCATCGGCGGCGGCGGCCTGTTCCGGCTGCGGGACGGTGTCTGGCAGGACATCGAGCCGGCCGTCCCCGAGCCCGCCCCCGTCACCGGCGCGCCCGTCGTCGGCTTCGGGTCGATCCCGTCCGGCGGCCCCGGCCGTCCGTCCGAGACACCCGAGGGTGACCGGCTCACCATGGACCTCGGCATTCCGACGCCCCCGGCCCCGTACGTCGAGAACCGCCTGCCGCCCACGGAGCCCTTCCGCTTCCGGGCCTCCGTGGCCCGCCCGGGTGACACGCTCCTCCTGTGCAGCGGCGGCCTCGCCGACCCGCTGCGCGGTGAGCCCGCCCTCGCCGAAGAACTGGCCGAACGCTGGGCCGGCAGCGGGCCGCCCGGCCTCGCCGAGTACCTCGCCGACACCTGCCTGAGGGTGAAGGGGTACGCCGACGACCGTACGGCGGTGACCGTCTGGGAGGCGTAA